A stretch of the Aphis gossypii isolate Hap1 chromosome 2, ASM2018417v2, whole genome shotgun sequence genome encodes the following:
- the LOC114127338 gene encoding integrator complex subunit 11 yields the protein MNISNRIIVTPLGAGQDVGRSCILITIGNRNIMLDCGMHMGYQDERKFPDFSYITSDGNITDIIDCVIISHFHLDHCGALSYLTEHLGYHGPIYMTHPTKAIAPILLEDMRKHLVEYEEEAKYFTSSAIRDCMKKVTAVNLHEVVTVKEDIELKAYYAGHVLGAAMFYIKVGNDSVVYTGDFSMTPDRHLGAAWIDKCRPTLLITESTYATTIRDSKRCRERDFLKNVHECIDRGGKVLIPIFALGRAQELCILIDTYWDRMGLKVPVYFAAGLTEKANSYYKMFITWTNQKVRQTFVHRNMFDFKHIKPFDKTYMHNPGPMVVFATPGMLHAGLSLNIFKKWAPDEKNMLIVPGYCVSGTVGNKVLSGSKKIEAEPNKFIDVKMSVEYLSFSAHADGKGIIQLIKNCEPQNVLLVHGEEEKMKFLRAKIMQEFNINCYMPANGETVEIETANIHTFNMSTKLVKEILDDQSNNLGNGKRLVHGAFLLKNGSSNLNAMSVKDTFKELDIQRHTLRFTCTVEIKESSTIQKTKTKLYNMLENNLPIFKNKLTMSDGSISLASILVTVEDSMDNNKKKIVISWANEDEPLGNHVLEMLQNMSKSD from the exons ATGAATATCAGCAACCGCATCATAGTCACTCCGTTGGGAGCTGGTCAGGATGTTGGACGTAGTTGCATCTTAATAACAATTGGAAATCGAAATATTATGCTTGATTGTGGAATGCATATGGGCTATCAAGATGAACGCAAATTTCctgatttttcatatataacaTCTGATGGTAATATAACAGACATAATTGACTGTGtaattatttcacattttcaTTTAGATCATTGTGGTGCACTGTCCTATTTAACTGAACACCTTGGTTATCATGGTCCTATATATATGACACATCCAACTAAAGCAATTGCTCCAATTTTATTAGAAGACATGCGTAAACATTTAGTTGAGTACGAAGAAGaagcaaaatatttcacaTCAAGTGCAATTAGAGATTGTATGAAAAAAGTAACCGCAGTAAATTTACATGAAGTTGTAACTGTTAAAGAAGATATAGAACTAAAAGCATATTATGCTGGTCATGTATTGGGAGCtgctatgttttatattaaagttgGGAATGACTCTGTGGTATACACTGGAGATTTTTCCATGACCCCCGACAGACATTTAGGAGCTGCTTGGATTGATAAATGTCGCCCAACATTACTTATAACAGAATCAACATATGCTACAACAATAAGAGATTCAAAGCGATGTAGGGAACgagactttttaaaaaatgtgcatGAATGTATAGATCGTGGTGGTAAAGTGTTAATACCAATTTTTGCTTTGGGAAGAGCTCAAGAGTTATGTATTCTTATTGACACTTATTGGGATCGCATGGGTCTTAAGGTTCCTGTTTACTTTGCAGCTGGTTTAACTGAAAAAGCtaatagttattacaaaatgtttataacttGGACAAATCAAAAAGTCAGACAAACGTTTGTTCACCGGAACATGTTTGATTTTAAGCACATTAAACCATTCGATAAAACGTATATGCATAATCCTGGTCCTATGGTAGTATTTGCAACACCTGGTATGTTACATGCTGGCTTAtcgttgaatatatttaaaaagtgggCTCCTGATgagaaaaatatgttgataGTACCAGGTTATTGTGTATCTGGGACTGTTGGTAATAAAGTCTTGAGTggttctaaaaaaattgaagcagaaccaaataaattcattgatGTTAAAATGTCAGttgaatatttatcattttcagCTCATGCTGATGGTAAGGGTATCATACAACTAATAAAGAACTGTGAACCTCAAAATGTGTTATTGGTTCATggtgaagaagaaaaaatgaaatttctcAGAGCTAAAATAATgcaagaatttaatattaactgttaCATGCCTGCTAATGGTGAAACTGTAGAAATTGAAACAGCGAACATACATACATTCAATATGAGTACAAAACtagttaaagaaatattagatGATCAGTCAAATAATTTGGGAAATGGGAAACGCTTAGTACACGGGGCATtccttttaaaaaatggttcTTCTAATTTAAATGCTATGAGTGTGAAAGATACTTTTAAAGAATTAGATATTCAACGGCACACCTTAAG atttaCTTGTACAGTGGAAATTAAAGAATCGTCTACAATCCAAAAAACCAaaactaaattgtataatatgctggagaataatttaccaattttcaaaaacaaacttACTATGTCTGATGGATCAATATCATTAGCATCAATTTTGGTGACTGTAGAAGACAGtatggataataataaaaagaaaattgtaatttctTGGGCTAACGAAGATGAGCCACTAGGTAATCATGTGCTTgaaatgttacaaaatatgAGCAAGTCtgattaa
- the LOC114127327 gene encoding YTH domain-containing protein 1 isoform X1 — protein MDPQQVISMDEDSISVHGSTADSIEAFDELQVLDEITEETDNIIEGDEQLDEEFDTRSEASSSSIDETSTRNKIKSERYIRIDEDSSIKKKPSEEYLSKLKLLLKEARFFIIKSNNYENIELAKIKNCWSTRPWNETKLNQAFRTCKNVILIFSVKESGKFAGFARISEAARYDLSPVGWVLLGSRNLSGVFKVDWITTKELEFNDTSHLFNAYNEGKTVKIARDGQEVDAKTGLQLCSMFLEDESIDFQYILKKAKNHQPSISTAELRQRRRVLGLPDEGPTSKEYIHAYRFRLPHKQLPRMLSHPYYVRPPLYPSYQYNLGGSPMVQRYYDDVPLSPFRLPVHVPDTYARPLEDYYKRDRLVNLREYHSSHRREKERHTHRHRYH, from the exons atggATCCTCAACAAG ttatatcaatGGATGAAGATTCAATTAGTGTTCATGGATCTACTGCTGATTCCATTGAAGCATTTGATGAACTTCAAGTACTTGATGAAATCACAGAAGAAACCGACAATATCATTGAAGGTGATGAACAATTAGATGAAGAATTTGATACTAGAAGTGAAGCCAGTTCTAGTTCCATTGATGAGACTTCaacaagaaataaaataaaatcagaaaGATATATAAGAATAGATGAAGattcatcaattaaaaaaaaaccatctgAAGAATACTTATCTAAACTAAAACTCTTGTTAAAAGAAGCTcggtttttcattataaaaagtaataattatgaaaatattgaattagctaaaattaaaaattgttggtcTACAAGACCGTGGAATGAGACAAAGTTAAATCAAGCTTTCAGaacatgtaaaaatgtaattttgatattttcagtTAAAGAAAGTGGTAAATTTGcag GATTTGCTAGAATTTCTGAAGCAGCTAGATATGATTTGTCACCTGTTGGTTGGGTACTACTCGGAAGTCGTAATTTATCAGGTGTATTTAAAGTTGACTGGATCACTACAAAAGAGTTAGAATTCAATGATACTTctcatttatttaatgcatACAATGAAGGGAAAACTGTCAAAATTGCTCGTGATGGCCAAGAAGTTGATGCTAAGACTGGATTACAATTGTGCTCAATGTTTCTTGAAGATGAATCAATTGATTTtcagtacattttaaaaaaagctaaaaatCATCAGCCCTCTATTAGTACAGCTGAATTACGACAACGACGTAGAGTGCTTGGTTTACCTGATGAAGGACCAACATCTAAAGAATATATACATGCTTACCGATTTAGATTACCACATAAACAACTACCAAGGATGTTATCACATCCATATTATGTACGTCCACCTTTGTATCCCTCATACCAATATAATTTAGGTGGATCACCAATGGTACAACGTTATTATGATGATGTACCTTTGTCACCTTTCCGGCTTCCCGTACATGTACCAGATACATATGCGCGGCCATTAGAAGATTACTACAAAAGGGATAGATTAGTTAATCTCAGAGAATATCACTCAAGTCATAGACGTGAAAAAGAACGCCATACTCATAGACAtcgttatcattaa
- the LOC114127327 gene encoding YTH domain-containing protein 1 isoform X2, producing the protein MDEDSISVHGSTADSIEAFDELQVLDEITEETDNIIEGDEQLDEEFDTRSEASSSSIDETSTRNKIKSERYIRIDEDSSIKKKPSEEYLSKLKLLLKEARFFIIKSNNYENIELAKIKNCWSTRPWNETKLNQAFRTCKNVILIFSVKESGKFAGFARISEAARYDLSPVGWVLLGSRNLSGVFKVDWITTKELEFNDTSHLFNAYNEGKTVKIARDGQEVDAKTGLQLCSMFLEDESIDFQYILKKAKNHQPSISTAELRQRRRVLGLPDEGPTSKEYIHAYRFRLPHKQLPRMLSHPYYVRPPLYPSYQYNLGGSPMVQRYYDDVPLSPFRLPVHVPDTYARPLEDYYKRDRLVNLREYHSSHRREKERHTHRHRYH; encoded by the exons atGGATGAAGATTCAATTAGTGTTCATGGATCTACTGCTGATTCCATTGAAGCATTTGATGAACTTCAAGTACTTGATGAAATCACAGAAGAAACCGACAATATCATTGAAGGTGATGAACAATTAGATGAAGAATTTGATACTAGAAGTGAAGCCAGTTCTAGTTCCATTGATGAGACTTCaacaagaaataaaataaaatcagaaaGATATATAAGAATAGATGAAGattcatcaattaaaaaaaaaccatctgAAGAATACTTATCTAAACTAAAACTCTTGTTAAAAGAAGCTcggtttttcattataaaaagtaataattatgaaaatattgaattagctaaaattaaaaattgttggtcTACAAGACCGTGGAATGAGACAAAGTTAAATCAAGCTTTCAGaacatgtaaaaatgtaattttgatattttcagtTAAAGAAAGTGGTAAATTTGcag GATTTGCTAGAATTTCTGAAGCAGCTAGATATGATTTGTCACCTGTTGGTTGGGTACTACTCGGAAGTCGTAATTTATCAGGTGTATTTAAAGTTGACTGGATCACTACAAAAGAGTTAGAATTCAATGATACTTctcatttatttaatgcatACAATGAAGGGAAAACTGTCAAAATTGCTCGTGATGGCCAAGAAGTTGATGCTAAGACTGGATTACAATTGTGCTCAATGTTTCTTGAAGATGAATCAATTGATTTtcagtacattttaaaaaaagctaaaaatCATCAGCCCTCTATTAGTACAGCTGAATTACGACAACGACGTAGAGTGCTTGGTTTACCTGATGAAGGACCAACATCTAAAGAATATATACATGCTTACCGATTTAGATTACCACATAAACAACTACCAAGGATGTTATCACATCCATATTATGTACGTCCACCTTTGTATCCCTCATACCAATATAATTTAGGTGGATCACCAATGGTACAACGTTATTATGATGATGTACCTTTGTCACCTTTCCGGCTTCCCGTACATGTACCAGATACATATGCGCGGCCATTAGAAGATTACTACAAAAGGGATAGATTAGTTAATCTCAGAGAATATCACTCAAGTCATAGACGTGAAAAAGAACGCCATACTCATAGACAtcgttatcattaa